One segment of Paraburkholderia bonniea DNA contains the following:
- the tssH gene encoding type VI secretion system ATPase TssH: MIQLDLKALFARLNPFTRQALEDAAGLALARSHYEIGVEHLLRKLLDEPSGDVPLLLAQAEIDVTRLRHSVDTALAQLKSGNAGRPVFAPLLTEWVQDAWMVSSVSLGQTRIRSAALLLALLERSGYYVAGMAYAQILRGAQASALRDAFGSVCAGSVEGSPAAGSSDGAGGAAAAAEGAGPTGESALARFCEDFTAKAAAGKIDPVFGRDAEIRQIVDILARRRKNNPICVGEPGVGKTALVEGLALRIAEGDVPDSMKGTRLLGLDLGLLEAGASVKGEFESRLRRVIDEVKASPEPIILFIDEAHMLIGAGGQAGGGDAANLLKPALARGELRTIAATTWSEYKKYFEKDAALARRFQLVKLDAPDVAATIHILRGLKDAYEKSHGVTIRDDALVAAAELSHRYITGRQLPDKAVDLLDTAAARVRISQNVKPAGLERTERRLSALLREREALQRDASFGYGDQATRLAEIEQEQSALEAEQAALTTRWHAERDAARAVLAQRDSAYGAQVAAAPGTGASGAASAEVAAGTSAAVATDAASAADAAAPATPLTQQAARAALQALQGDEPLLFTDVGPETVAKVVSDWTGIPLGRLQRDRAATVMALADTLKARIRGQDGALERIVDIVKSASSGLKDPQQPLGVFLLTGPSGVGKTETALSIADHLFGGEAALVTINMSEFQERHTVSRLVGSPPGYVGYGEGGLLTEAVRQRPYSVVLLDEVEKAHLDVVNICYQIFDKGTLSDGEGRDVDFSNTVVFLTANLASEQIVTACAKAEAAGVAPDLEALVEQITPALQKHFKPALLARMTVIPYVTLPASALEGIVRLKLARISERLRVGSHIELSFAPELVQAITQRCHEVESGARNIDFIVRKHVLPRLSDVLLAAQCDGRVLRAVQVSLDPDGGFAVSAQEAEAPAALATGQGPEVAGATGATEATEATEATEATEATEATEATKATGVTP; this comes from the coding sequence ATGATTCAGCTCGACCTCAAGGCGCTATTCGCCCGACTCAATCCGTTCACGCGCCAGGCGCTCGAAGACGCCGCGGGTCTCGCGCTGGCGCGCAGTCACTATGAAATCGGGGTGGAGCATCTGCTGCGCAAGCTGCTCGATGAGCCTTCCGGTGATGTGCCGCTGCTGCTGGCCCAGGCGGAAATCGACGTGACGCGCTTGCGGCATTCGGTGGATACCGCGCTGGCGCAACTGAAGAGCGGCAATGCGGGCCGCCCGGTGTTCGCGCCGCTGCTGACCGAATGGGTGCAGGACGCGTGGATGGTGAGCTCGGTGAGTCTCGGGCAGACGCGGATTCGTAGCGCCGCGCTGTTGCTGGCGCTGCTTGAACGCAGCGGTTATTACGTTGCGGGCATGGCGTATGCGCAGATTCTGCGCGGCGCGCAGGCGAGCGCATTGCGTGACGCGTTTGGCAGCGTCTGCGCGGGTTCTGTCGAAGGCTCGCCTGCGGCGGGCAGCAGTGATGGCGCTGGCGGCGCGGCGGCTGCAGCGGAGGGCGCAGGCCCAACGGGCGAATCCGCGCTGGCGCGGTTTTGCGAAGACTTCACCGCGAAGGCTGCAGCAGGGAAGATCGACCCGGTGTTTGGCCGCGACGCGGAAATTCGCCAGATCGTCGATATCCTCGCGCGGCGGCGCAAGAACAATCCGATTTGTGTCGGTGAACCTGGCGTGGGCAAGACTGCGCTGGTCGAAGGGCTGGCGCTGCGTATCGCCGAGGGCGATGTGCCCGACAGCATGAAAGGCACCCGGCTGCTGGGGCTTGATCTCGGGCTGCTGGAAGCCGGGGCGAGCGTGAAGGGCGAATTCGAAAGCCGCTTGCGCCGGGTGATCGACGAAGTCAAAGCCTCGCCTGAGCCGATCATTCTGTTTATCGACGAAGCCCACATGCTGATTGGCGCGGGCGGCCAGGCAGGCGGCGGCGATGCGGCCAACCTGCTGAAACCCGCACTCGCGCGCGGCGAGTTGCGCACCATCGCCGCGACCACCTGGAGCGAGTACAAAAAGTACTTTGAAAAAGACGCCGCGCTGGCCCGCCGCTTTCAGTTAGTGAAGCTTGATGCGCCGGATGTCGCGGCGACGATTCATATCCTGCGCGGCTTGAAGGATGCCTATGAAAAGAGCCATGGCGTAACGATCCGCGATGACGCGCTGGTGGCAGCCGCTGAGCTATCGCATCGCTACATCACCGGGCGGCAGTTGCCGGATAAGGCGGTGGATTTGCTCGATACCGCTGCGGCGCGTGTGCGGATCAGCCAGAACGTGAAGCCTGCGGGGCTGGAGCGGACCGAGCGCAGGTTGTCGGCGCTGCTGCGCGAGCGTGAGGCGCTGCAGCGTGATGCGTCGTTTGGTTACGGCGATCAGGCCACGCGGCTGGCGGAGATCGAGCAGGAGCAAAGCGCGCTGGAAGCCGAGCAGGCCGCGCTGACCACCCGCTGGCACGCCGAGCGCGATGCCGCGCGGGCGGTGCTGGCGCAGCGCGATAGCGCGTATGGGGCGCAGGTGGCAGCCGCGCCGGGGACAGGGGCGAGCGGCGCCGCGAGCGCGGAGGTTGCCGCTGGAACTTCAGCGGCCGTTGCTACCGATGCCGCAAGCGCAGCCGATGCCGCAGCCCCCGCCACACCGTTGACCCAGCAAGCCGCCCGCGCCGCGCTGCAAGCGCTGCAAGGCGACGAGCCCTTGTTGTTTACTGACGTCGGCCCGGAGACGGTCGCCAAGGTGGTCTCCGACTGGACTGGGATTCCGCTGGGCCGTCTGCAACGCGACCGCGCCGCCACCGTGATGGCGCTCGCTGACACGCTCAAGGCGCGCATCCGTGGCCAGGACGGCGCGCTTGAACGCATCGTCGATATCGTCAAATCGGCCTCGTCCGGCCTGAAAGACCCGCAGCAACCGCTCGGCGTGTTTTTGCTGACCGGCCCCAGCGGCGTTGGCAAGACCGAAACTGCGCTGTCGATTGCCGACCATCTGTTCGGCGGCGAAGCTGCGCTGGTCACGATCAACATGAGCGAGTTTCAGGAGCGTCATACCGTCAGCCGCCTCGTCGGCTCGCCGCCTGGCTATGTCGGCTACGGCGAAGGGGGCTTGCTGACCGAAGCCGTACGCCAGCGGCCGTATTCGGTGGTGTTGCTTGATGAAGTCGAAAAGGCCCATCTGGATGTGGTCAACATCTGCTACCAGATCTTCGACAAAGGCACGCTCTCGGATGGCGAAGGACGTGACGTCGATTTCAGCAATACGGTGGTGTTTCTCACGGCCAACCTGGCTAGCGAGCAGATTGTCACTGCCTGCGCCAAAGCGGAGGCAGCAGGCGTCGCGCCCGATCTGGAAGCGCTGGTGGAGCAGATCACCCCAGCGCTGCAAAAGCATTTCAAACCCGCGTTGCTGGCACGCATGACGGTGATTCCGTATGTGACGCTGCCGGCCAGCGCGCTTGAAGGCATCGTGCGGCTCAAGCTGGCGCGTATCAGCGAGCGGTTGCGCGTGGGCAGCCATATCGAGCTGAGCTTCGCGCCGGAACTGGTGCAGGCGATCACCCAGCGCTGCCACGAAGTCGAAAGCGGCGCACGCAATATTGATTTCATCGTGCGCAAGCACGTGCTGCCGCGTCTGTCGGATGTGCTGCTGGCCGCGCAATGCGATGGCCGTGTGCTGCGCGCGGTGCAAGTCAGCCTTGACCCTGATGGTGGCTTTGCCGTGAGCGCGCAGGAAGCAGAGGCACCGGCGGCATTGGCTACGGGGCAAGGACCCGAGGTGGCTGGAGCGACTGGCGCAACCGAAGCCACGGAAGCCACGGAAGCCACCGAAGCCACCGAAGCCACCGAAGCCACCGAAGCCACAAAAGCGACCGGAGTAACTCCATGA
- the tssG gene encoding type VI secretion system baseplate subunit TssG: protein MASEDRAATTALSRLEADGPRYGFFQALRLLRRDYPDRAAFEAAVRFQPTLGLGFAGNDIEQIETDASGKVRVRVNFFGLYGVSSPLPTFYTEDLIDEARNGRSAMRDFIDIVHNALYPMLFQVWEKYRLWLGVVESRERQRYDLLLALIGRMDADRRLPREAELLRFAGLMTHMPRSALGLQTLVRGLIGFGRVRVEPCVLNVIAVPANARCELGSASATLGGTLLGTEVARRSGVVNIHVRQLNAQRFSQLLPGGQVWQRLVRQLTLYLHEPVCCRLILYPDPPARLPLALGQTGHARLGLDAWLGEALPDQADAPVKLTLLAGDEQPTFAQGAFA from the coding sequence ATGGCCAGCGAAGATCGGGCAGCAACAACTGCTCTGAGCCGACTTGAAGCCGACGGCCCGCGCTATGGTTTTTTCCAGGCGCTGCGGCTGCTGCGGCGCGACTATCCGGACCGTGCCGCGTTCGAGGCAGCGGTGCGCTTTCAGCCGACGCTGGGCCTTGGTTTCGCGGGCAACGATATCGAGCAGATCGAGACCGATGCCAGCGGCAAGGTGCGCGTGCGGGTCAACTTCTTTGGCCTGTATGGCGTGTCGTCGCCGCTGCCGACGTTCTATACCGAAGACCTGATCGACGAAGCGCGCAATGGCCGCAGCGCGATGCGCGATTTCATCGACATCGTGCACAACGCGTTGTATCCGATGCTGTTCCAGGTCTGGGAAAAGTACCGGCTTTGGCTGGGCGTGGTGGAAAGCCGCGAGCGGCAGCGCTACGATTTGCTGCTGGCGCTGATCGGCCGCATGGATGCCGACCGGCGCTTGCCGCGTGAAGCCGAACTGCTGCGCTTTGCCGGGCTGATGACGCATATGCCGCGCTCGGCGCTGGGGCTGCAAACCCTGGTGCGCGGACTGATTGGCTTTGGCCGGGTGCGGGTCGAGCCCTGTGTGCTGAATGTGATTGCCGTGCCGGCCAATGCGCGCTGTGAGCTGGGCAGCGCCAGCGCGACGCTGGGCGGCACGCTGCTGGGCACCGAAGTCGCGCGCCGCAGTGGCGTGGTCAACATCCATGTGCGCCAGCTCAATGCGCAGCGCTTTAGCCAGTTGCTGCCTGGCGGCCAGGTCTGGCAGCGCCTGGTGCGCCAGCTCACGCTGTATTTGCACGAGCCAGTGTGCTGCCGTCTGATTCTCTATCCCGATCCGCCCGCCCGCCTTCCTCTGGCGCTGGGGCAAACCGGCCATGCCCGGCTCGGCCTTGATGCCTGGCTGGGCGAAGCACTACCCGACCAGGCCGATGCGCCAGTCAAACTGACGCTGCTGGCCGGCGACGAACAACCGACTTTTGCGCAAGGAGCCTTCGCATGA
- the tssF gene encoding type VI secretion system baseplate subunit TssF produces MLNTYFEQELGRLRGLASEFAALNPALAPLLGADVAPDPDVERLLEGVAFLTGLMRQRLDDEFPEFVQSLAQMLFPHFLQPWPCMTVLQFQPKGPLGGTVQIPAGTEVASVPVDGVRTMFRTSFAVALEPLTLRGARWDGEGTQRSLVLDFAFDGVDPNAWRGKRLRLYLGDAVADASRLLLLMMRYVREIHLSAPGAAVSVLPSEVIGMAGLDPDAALVPQSDNTHPAHALLREYFVFPEKFLYLDIGGFERWSERGTSGRFSLRFVLNECPDWAPALTDTSFQLNTTPAVNLYEAQAHPISFDERQAEYPVRLQEKDGRRVGQIFSLERVSGYTAGEEVDYLPFAAFAGSPHTYHLRLRESPLKEGVDCFLSLARSPGTPLPGAASGVPQTLSIEALCTHGALPEVLRLGDICLPTDNSPSRMSFHNIRPVTSYRLPVLDDRLLWRMVSHLSANHLRLSSVKQLRQLLSLQLAGARAGVSEVAQQRRIDAIEAYTVTPAQRLMGGVPVTGCEIGLVCRSDAFVNLGGLFLFGAMLDEFFAGIVGLNAFSRLSISDPVTGETLQWPAKIGQQQLL; encoded by the coding sequence GTGCTGAATACCTACTTTGAACAGGAGCTAGGCCGTCTGCGCGGCCTGGCGAGCGAGTTCGCCGCCCTCAATCCGGCGCTCGCGCCGTTGCTGGGCGCGGACGTCGCGCCTGATCCGGACGTCGAACGCCTGCTGGAAGGCGTGGCGTTCCTGACCGGGCTGATGCGGCAGCGGCTCGATGACGAGTTTCCCGAGTTCGTCCAGTCGCTGGCGCAGATGCTGTTTCCGCATTTTCTGCAACCGTGGCCCTGCATGACGGTCCTGCAGTTCCAGCCGAAAGGCCCGCTGGGCGGCACGGTCCAGATTCCGGCGGGCACCGAGGTGGCCTCGGTGCCGGTCGATGGCGTGCGCACGATGTTTCGCACCTCGTTTGCGGTGGCGCTCGAGCCGCTGACGCTGCGTGGCGCGCGCTGGGATGGCGAAGGCACGCAACGCAGCCTGGTGCTCGATTTCGCCTTCGATGGCGTCGACCCGAACGCATGGCGCGGCAAGCGTCTGCGGCTGTATCTGGGCGATGCGGTGGCGGATGCCTCACGCTTGCTGTTGCTGATGATGCGCTATGTGCGTGAAATTCATCTGAGCGCGCCCGGTGCGGCCGTCAGCGTGCTGCCGTCCGAGGTGATCGGGATGGCCGGGCTCGACCCCGACGCGGCGCTGGTGCCGCAAAGCGACAACACTCATCCTGCGCATGCGCTGCTGCGCGAATACTTCGTCTTCCCGGAGAAATTCCTCTACCTCGATATCGGCGGCTTCGAGCGCTGGAGCGAGCGTGGCACGAGCGGCCGTTTTAGCCTGCGCTTTGTGCTCAACGAGTGTCCCGACTGGGCGCCGGCGCTGACTGACACCAGCTTCCAGCTCAACACCACTCCCGCCGTCAACCTGTACGAAGCCCAGGCGCATCCGATCAGCTTTGACGAGCGCCAGGCGGAATACCCAGTGCGCTTGCAGGAAAAAGACGGGCGGCGCGTCGGGCAGATTTTCTCGCTCGAACGCGTGAGCGGTTATACCGCGGGCGAAGAGGTGGACTACCTGCCGTTCGCCGCGTTCGCGGGCAGCCCGCACACCTACCACCTGCGCTTGCGCGAGTCGCCGCTGAAAGAAGGCGTGGATTGTTTTCTGAGTCTCGCCCGCAGCCCTGGCACGCCGTTGCCCGGTGCCGCCAGCGGGGTGCCGCAAACACTCTCGATCGAAGCGCTGTGCACGCATGGCGCGTTGCCCGAAGTGCTGCGGCTGGGCGATATCTGTCTGCCCACCGACAACTCGCCGTCGCGCATGAGCTTTCACAACATCCGCCCGGTCACCTCATACCGTTTGCCGGTGCTCGATGACCGGCTGCTGTGGCGCATGGTGTCGCACTTGAGCGCGAATCATCTGCGGCTCTCCAGCGTCAAGCAGTTGCGCCAGTTGCTCTCACTGCAACTGGCGGGCGCGCGCGCGGGTGTCAGCGAAGTGGCGCAGCAACGGCGCATCGACGCGATCGAGGCCTATACCGTGACCCCCGCGCAGCGTCTGATGGGTGGCGTGCCCGTGACCGGTTGTGAGATCGGGCTGGTGTGCCGCAGCGATGCGTTTGTGAATCTGGGCGGCTTGTTCCTGTTTGGCGCGATGCTGGACGAATTCTTTGCCGGGATTGTTGGCTTGAACGCCTTTTCGAGGCTCTCGATCAGCGACCCGGTTACGGGAGAAACATTGCAATGGCCAGCGAAGATCGGGCAGCAACAACTGCTCTGA
- the tssE gene encoding type VI secretion system baseplate subunit TssE: MREQRLLERIAASESTQERSHSTRFDVLMQSILDHLTRLLNTRRGSVPSAPELGVPDITNLAGSLEAGSLQRAVDDMTHLLRRYEPRLKNPRVTYVADLGHRLTLSFSIEGSLNIDSQDVPVSVMTQVSPEGRVQLKRGHRAEYLL, encoded by the coding sequence ATGAGAGAGCAAAGACTGCTGGAGCGCATTGCTGCATCGGAAAGTACCCAGGAGCGCTCGCATTCGACGCGCTTCGATGTGCTGATGCAGTCGATCCTCGACCATCTCACGCGCTTGCTCAACACGCGCCGCGGCAGTGTGCCGAGCGCGCCCGAGCTGGGCGTGCCGGATATCACCAACCTCGCGGGCTCGCTGGAAGCGGGCAGCTTGCAGCGGGCGGTGGATGACATGACACATCTGTTGCGCCGCTACGAGCCGCGCCTGAAAAATCCGCGCGTGACCTACGTGGCGGATCTGGGCCATCGGTTGACGTTGAGTTTTTCGATTGAAGGCAGCCTGAATATTGATTCGCAGGACGTGCCAGTCAGCGTGATGACCCAGGTCTCGCCGGAAGGCCGAGTGCAACTGAAACGGGGCCATCGTGCTGAATACCTACTTTGA
- a CDS encoding Hcp family type VI secretion system effector, which yields MPMPCYLTLEGSNGKIDGSCEVEPHKNKIEVQAVEMAVELPRNPQTGLPAGKRQHLGLTFTKVIDKSSPKIFQALCSGEQLKSGLLEFYRTSPQGKEEKYYTIKVSNAAVVSVRDWVPNCLVPENKQMGHMETVTLTYEKIVVTWVKDGIEAEDDWLNPKK from the coding sequence ATGCCAATGCCTTGTTATTTAACGCTGGAAGGCTCGAACGGGAAGATCGACGGTTCATGCGAAGTCGAACCCCACAAGAACAAGATCGAAGTTCAGGCCGTTGAGATGGCCGTTGAGCTGCCGCGTAATCCGCAAACCGGATTGCCGGCAGGCAAACGACAACATCTGGGCCTGACCTTCACCAAGGTGATCGACAAGTCCTCGCCGAAGATCTTCCAGGCCCTGTGCTCGGGCGAGCAGCTGAAAAGTGGCTTGCTGGAGTTTTATCGCACCAGCCCGCAAGGCAAGGAAGAGAAGTACTACACCATCAAGGTGTCGAATGCGGCGGTGGTGTCGGTGCGTGACTGGGTGCCTAACTGCCTCGTGCCGGAAAACAAGCAGATGGGTCACATGGAAACCGTCACGCTGACTTACGAAAAAATCGTCGTGACCTGGGTCAAGGACGGTATCGAAGCGGAAGACGACTGGCTCAATCCGAAGAAGTAA
- the tssC gene encoding type VI secretion system contractile sheath large subunit encodes MSDEQQQKAAGGVAPSSEAQPGGSLLDELIEVTRVKPGDDAYGVTRRGLEAFVAELLEPSRSTEKVSQSMVDDMIVALDRKLCRQVDAILHHPTFQKVESSWRSLKFLVDRTDFRENNKIEILNVSKDALLQDFEDAPDVTRSALYKAVYTTEFGQFGGQPIAAIIGNYEFGPGGQDIKLLQSIASVSAMAHAPFIAAAGPSFFGVESFSELPNLKDLSAVFEGPQFTKWNAFRQSDDARFTGLTVPHFLLRVPYGEATVPAKKFQYEEDVSDNNSRFLWGNAAFAFASRLSDSFAQYRWCANIIGPQGGGTVGDLPIYNYEAMGETQTKIPTEVLVSERREFELAEQGFIALTMRKNTDNAAFFSANSCQKPKFFGKTAEGREAETNYKLGTQLPYIFIVSRLAHYIKVIQRENIGTWKERGDLEAELNNWIRQYVADMDDATSGVRGRRPLRQAEIAVSDVEGDPGWYRVNMKVRPHFKYMGASFTLSLVGKLDKA; translated from the coding sequence ATGAGCGACGAGCAACAACAAAAAGCAGCAGGGGGAGTCGCACCGTCGTCTGAAGCACAGCCGGGCGGCTCGCTGCTGGACGAACTGATTGAAGTGACCCGCGTCAAGCCCGGCGACGACGCTTATGGCGTGACGCGGCGTGGTCTGGAAGCGTTCGTCGCGGAACTGCTGGAGCCGTCGCGCAGCACGGAGAAGGTCAGCCAGTCGATGGTGGACGACATGATCGTCGCGCTCGATCGCAAGCTGTGCCGCCAGGTCGATGCGATCCTGCATCACCCGACGTTCCAGAAGGTCGAATCATCGTGGCGCTCGCTGAAGTTCCTCGTCGATCGCACGGATTTCCGCGAGAACAACAAGATCGAAATTCTCAACGTGTCGAAAGATGCGCTGCTGCAAGACTTCGAAGATGCGCCTGACGTGACCCGCTCAGCGCTCTACAAAGCCGTGTACACCACCGAGTTCGGTCAGTTCGGCGGCCAGCCGATTGCCGCGATCATCGGCAATTACGAGTTCGGCCCGGGTGGTCAGGACATCAAGCTGCTGCAGTCGATTGCCAGTGTCTCGGCGATGGCGCATGCGCCGTTTATCGCCGCAGCAGGCCCGTCGTTTTTCGGCGTCGAATCGTTTTCCGAGCTGCCGAACCTGAAAGACCTGAGCGCGGTGTTCGAAGGGCCTCAGTTCACCAAATGGAATGCGTTCCGTCAGAGCGATGACGCGCGCTTTACCGGCCTGACCGTGCCGCATTTCCTGCTGCGCGTGCCTTACGGCGAAGCGACCGTGCCCGCGAAGAAGTTCCAGTACGAAGAAGACGTCTCTGACAACAACTCGCGCTTTTTGTGGGGCAATGCGGCGTTTGCGTTTGCCAGCCGCCTGTCGGACAGCTTCGCGCAGTACCGCTGGTGCGCCAACATCATCGGGCCGCAAGGTGGCGGCACGGTGGGTGATTTGCCGATCTACAACTACGAGGCGATGGGCGAGACGCAAACCAAGATTCCAACCGAAGTGCTGGTATCTGAGCGTCGTGAGTTCGAACTGGCAGAGCAGGGGTTTATCGCGCTGACGATGCGCAAGAACACCGACAACGCCGCGTTTTTCTCCGCCAACTCGTGCCAGAAGCCGAAGTTCTTTGGCAAGACCGCTGAAGGCCGCGAAGCCGAGACCAATTACAAGCTCGGCACGCAATTGCCATACATCTTCATCGTCAGCCGCCTCGCGCACTACATCAAGGTGATCCAGCGCGAGAACATCGGCACCTGGAAGGAGCGGGGCGATCTCGAAGCTGAACTGAACAACTGGATTCGCCAGTACGTGGCGGATATGGACGACGCAACCTCGGGCGTGCGTGGCCGCCGCCCATTGCGTCAGGCAGAAATTGCCGTCTCGGATGTCGAAGGTGATCCGGGCTGGTACCGCGTGAACATGAAGGTGCGTCCGCATTTCAAGTACATGGGTGCATCGTTCACGCTTTCCCTGGTGGGCAAGCTCGACAAGGCTTGA
- the tssB gene encoding type VI secretion system contractile sheath small subunit, with amino-acid sequence MADNGSVAPKERVNIVYKSETGGAKEEVELPLKQLVLGDFTQREDSTPVDQRKTVSVDKTNFNEVLRAHGLTLDLAVPNRLAGAPEAGAEEELMNVHLEFDNIRAFEPDAIVDQVPELQQLVLLREALKALKGPLGNLPEFRKRLQDLVKDEGTRARLLAELGASHEDDGGSSGEGGKGGHEEDQGNQGDKS; translated from the coding sequence ATGGCAGATAACGGATCAGTTGCGCCGAAAGAGCGCGTCAATATCGTCTACAAGAGCGAGACCGGTGGCGCTAAGGAAGAAGTCGAGCTGCCGCTCAAGCAACTGGTGCTGGGGGATTTCACGCAGCGTGAAGACAGCACACCGGTTGATCAGCGCAAGACGGTGTCGGTCGACAAAACCAATTTCAACGAAGTGCTGCGGGCCCATGGGTTGACGCTCGATCTGGCGGTGCCGAACCGCCTCGCGGGTGCGCCTGAGGCGGGTGCTGAAGAAGAGCTGATGAACGTGCATCTCGAGTTCGACAACATCCGCGCTTTCGAGCCGGACGCGATTGTCGATCAGGTGCCCGAACTACAGCAGCTCGTGCTGCTGCGCGAAGCGCTGAAGGCGCTCAAGGGGCCGCTGGGCAATCTGCCGGAATTCCGCAAGCGTTTGCAGGATCTGGTCAAGGACGAAGGCACGCGCGCGCGTCTGCTGGCTGAACTGGGCGCAAGCCATGAGGACGACGGCGGCAGTTCGGGTGAAGGCGGCAAGGGCGGTCACGAGGAAGATCAAGGCAATCAGGGGGACAAGTCATGA
- the tssA gene encoding type VI secretion system protein TssA produces MQQQAGDEVQDMTWPQAAGGALLSAATIAAYSRDCEPFALAEAEIELLVAVSASRSTNWSQVASATTQVLTQHGKDLSAAVWLTVALLRTTGLTGLAEGVRGLRQMVSTYWEVMTPPVNRVRARDNQMQWLLDQLELCLAPGAQDSTWQPLDAVTYEALLADWDALDAFWSERHSDGPALFAARRMLAQLPVQDAAPVIDTASDSAVTPETQAAAAAPSSSPSAAAASSASGNASASTNTALPAAFSSATLLPAGGAAEATRSAEATREALEAALSGWSGFLLDCLSATPDAAFAYRLNRVSAWALIDTVPLATEAALTRVPAPPEAVRGVFDSVRAGGDASALVQFCESRLTQFPFWLDLCRYSYEALQRLGASQAAEAVAQDSRALAARLPGLLTLQFADGLPFADEATQRWLGTTRNAPRMAARPAALVPQTSNATSATNTSSANAGSSSQPDVLESTAEAAQAAAASGQLGAALSTLESYAQAQTTGRERFRARLAQCELLSQHDSSEALGRFVAPLVGQIEAHGLAHWEPELARRALVVAASAQLSSPLTEQDRWVAQLASVDLAGAWHLIFNADV; encoded by the coding sequence ATGCAGCAACAAGCGGGTGATGAAGTGCAGGACATGACGTGGCCCCAGGCAGCGGGCGGCGCGCTGTTGTCCGCCGCAACCATTGCGGCGTACAGCCGCGACTGCGAGCCGTTTGCCCTCGCTGAAGCCGAAATCGAATTGCTTGTGGCGGTGAGCGCCAGCCGCTCAACCAACTGGAGTCAGGTCGCCAGTGCGACTACCCAGGTGCTGACGCAGCATGGCAAGGATCTGTCTGCCGCAGTCTGGCTGACGGTCGCGTTGCTGCGCACAACTGGCTTGACGGGCCTGGCCGAAGGTGTGCGCGGGCTGCGGCAGATGGTCAGCACCTACTGGGAAGTGATGACGCCACCAGTGAACCGGGTGCGGGCACGCGATAACCAGATGCAGTGGCTGCTGGACCAGCTTGAGTTGTGCCTCGCTCCCGGGGCACAAGACAGCACCTGGCAGCCGCTCGATGCCGTGACGTATGAAGCGTTGCTGGCCGACTGGGATGCGCTCGACGCGTTCTGGAGCGAACGCCATAGCGATGGCCCAGCGCTGTTCGCCGCGCGCCGGATGCTGGCGCAATTGCCGGTGCAGGACGCCGCGCCCGTCATCGACACCGCGTCTGACAGCGCAGTAACGCCCGAAACGCAAGCTGCTGCCGCTGCTCCTTCTTCCTCTCCTTCCGCCGCCGCTGCGTCCAGTGCGAGTGGCAATGCGAGTGCCAGCACGAACACCGCATTACCCGCTGCGTTTTCCAGCGCCACGCTGCTACCGGCAGGCGGCGCGGCAGAGGCCACGCGCAGCGCCGAAGCCACGCGTGAGGCGCTTGAAGCTGCGCTCAGCGGCTGGTCCGGCTTTTTGCTGGATTGCCTTAGCGCGACGCCGGATGCCGCTTTTGCCTATCGCTTGAATCGCGTGAGCGCCTGGGCGCTGATCGACACCGTACCCCTTGCCACTGAAGCTGCGCTGACCCGCGTGCCCGCTCCGCCTGAAGCGGTGCGTGGCGTGTTCGACAGCGTGCGCGCCGGGGGCGATGCGAGCGCGCTGGTGCAGTTCTGCGAAAGCCGTCTGACGCAATTTCCGTTCTGGCTCGACCTGTGCCGCTATAGCTATGAAGCGTTGCAGCGCCTTGGCGCAAGCCAGGCTGCTGAGGCCGTGGCGCAGGACAGCCGCGCGCTGGCCGCGCGTTTGCCGGGTTTGCTGACGTTGCAGTTCGCCGATGGCTTGCCCTTTGCCGATGAAGCCACACAGCGCTGGCTCGGCACCACCCGTAACGCACCGCGCATGGCTGCGCGTCCAGCAGCGCTGGTGCCACAGACATCAAACGCAACGAGCGCAACGAACACATCAAGCGCAAACGCAGGCAGCTCTTCCCAGCCCGATGTGCTGGAAAGCACCGCTGAAGCTGCTCAAGCCGCCGCCGCCAGCGGCCAGTTAGGCGCGGCGCTGAGCACGCTCGAAAGTTACGCCCAGGCGCAGACCACGGGCCGTGAGCGCTTTCGCGCCCGGCTCGCGCAATGCGAACTCCTGAGCCAGCACGATTCATCCGAAGCGCTAGGCCGCTTCGTCGCGCCGCTGGTCGGGCAGATCGAAGCCCATGGCCTGGCGCACTGGGAACCCGAACTGGCGCGCCGCGCGCTAGTCGTCGCGGCGAGCGCACAGCTCAGCTCGCCGCTGACGGAGCAGGACCGTTGGGTGGCACAGCTAGCGTCGGTCGATCTGGCCGGGGCATGGCATTTGATATTCAACGCCGATGTTTAA